In Sebaldella sp. S0638, the genomic stretch TATTTAATATCTACCTCGATATATAAAGTTTATATATTTTTTCTTAAAAAATTAATTTTAAATAAACTTTACACAAAAAAATATATGTTAATTTTTCGGTTGAAAAAATCCTCTGATATCAGGTATACTAAAATAAAAAGGAGTATGTCCATGAAACTGAAATTTGAAGAAATGTATAATGCTTTATTAAATAAAGACAGTTCTTATGAAGGAAGTTTTTTTGCCGGAATAAAAACTACAGGAATATTCTGTCGTCCTACATGTACCGCAAGAAAACCCAAAAAAGAAAACGTAGAATTTTTTTCTACAAGTAAAGAGGCAGTATCGCATGGATACAGACCCTGCAAAGTCTGCCATCCGCTGGAACATTTAGGTTCTACTCCGGAGTTTATAAACATCATTCTGGAAAAGCTGGAGAAAAATCCTGATGAAAAAATAAAAGACAGTGATCTTTTTGAATTGAATATAGAACCAAACAAAGTAAGAAGATGGTTCAAAAAAAATCTTAATATTACTTTTCATGAATATCAGAGAATGTTAAAAATAAATTCTGCACTGCATCAGATTTCCAGCGGGGAAAAGGTAATCGATTCGGCTTTTGACAGCGGATATAGTTCACTCAGCGGTTTTTCGCACGCTTTTAAAAATGCTACAGGGACTATCCCGTCAGATTCTGCTGAAATAAATGTTATTAATATAATGCGTTTTACTACTCCTCTGGGTCCAATGACTGCATGTGCCGATGAAAACGGTGTGTATCTTCTGGAGTTTTCTGACAGAAAAAATCTTGAAGACGAACTTGAATATCTAAAAAAAGCATTTCATGCCAAAATTATTTTCGGGCAAAATAAATATCTTGATATGCTGAAAGAACAGATTGACGAGTATTTTTCCGGTAAAAGAAAGAATTTTGACCTTCCGCTGCATACTCCGGGAACTGATTTTCAAAATCTTGTATGGAAAAAATTACTTGATATTCCATATGGAGAACACAGATCATACAAAGATCAGGCATTAGCCATAAATAATCCAAAGGCTGTGAGAGCTGTGGGGAAGGCTAACGGTTCAAACAGAATTGCTATAATAATTCCGTGCCACAGAATAATCGGAGGAGACGGAAAACTTACAGGCTATGCCGGTGGTCTGTGGCGTAAACAGTGGCTTTTGGAATTCGAAAAGAAAAACAGCAGCTCTCAATAATTTTTTTAAGTATCTATTGTTATTTTTTATATCTTGTGATACAGTTATAATAGTTGATTTTATTTCTACGGAGGACTTATGAAGAACAAAAAATGGATCGGAATTCTCATGGTTATAATAAGCTCTATTTTATGGGGAGTTTCCGGAACAGTATCACAGTATTTATTTAACAATGCCTCTGTATCTGTATCATGTGTAGTTTCCATAAGGATGTTTACCGCGGGCATTATGCTCATAATTATATCTCTTTATAAAGGAAATAAAGATAAAGTTACAGGAATATGGAAAGATAAATATTCACGTTTTCACATAATAATTTATTCCGTTTTCGGAATGCTGGGAGTCCAGTTTACATATTTTACCACTATTGCGAAAAGTAATGCGGCTATTGCCACTTTGCTGCAATATCTGGCTCCTGTTATAATAATTGTTTATTATCTGATACGTTTAAAACAAAAAATATCATTATCAGAGACAGCAGCACTTTTTATGGCTCTGGGCGGTACGTTTCTTCTGCTTACGAATGGTAATACAGAATCACTTACCATCTCCGGCGAAGCATTTTTCTGGGGACTGCTTTCTGCATTTGCCCTTGCTTTTTACACAATTTATGTAAAAAAACTTCTAAAATGGCCTTCATCTGTTATCATAGGATGGAGCATGGTTATAGGAGGATTCCTGCTGGGATTATTTGTTCCCGACTGGGGAGCAGTGAGGGATTTTATGCGTACTGATATTTTATTATCTATGTTATTTATAGTAATTCTCGGTACTCTCATACCATTTTACTTTTTCATTGAGAGCCTGAGATATATTAATGCAAAGGAAGCTTCGCTTCTCAGCTGCAGTGAACCATTATCCGCACTGGTGACTTCCATTATATGGCTTCATGTAAGCTTTGGGATATATCAGTTTGCAGGAGCATTCCTGATCATACTTATGATTGTGATGCTCACACTTACTTCAGAAAATAAAAAAACCAAAAATAAATCCTGATTTTATCGGAATCTCAAAACAGCCTCTGTTTATGAACTTAATATCTAAGGCTGTTTTTTTAATGCATAATTATTTGAACAAATTAAATATTTTCTATTTTATATACAGTGTTCAAAATATGATGCTAAAGAATAATCAGCACTTTCAAAAAAATAACAGCTCACTGATGCTGAAATAATCGAATACTTTAAACCTTCATTTTGTGTAAATGTATGCTTCCAGCGATATTGGTCATACTGTTCTGCTTCTATGGAAACAAGCCCGTATAAATCAGTGGGGATATCAATTTTCAAAACATCTGTGAACAACAGATCTGTAATAATTTTATTATTCTCAATTGCCCGCAGTAATAATGTTCTGTGGGATACACTGTATTTCCACAGACGAAATTTCTTGTTTTGAATGATATTATTGATTTCCGAAATATCTTTAATCATAAAAATCCCTTCTTGGTTCAAATATAGAAAAAATGACCGGTTTTTTGCCCGGTCATTTTATAGTATCGCTGTAAAACGATTACCTGATGATATTTTATAAACTTGAATCTCCGCTTTCTACAGCCGGAGTCAATACTACTACTCTTGCTTTCGGCGGATAATAATTACTTGACAATACTTCTTTTGTCTCATTTCCATTTTTAACTGTTACTCTGTAAGTCGTTGCTTTTATACCGTCTCTTCCGTTAGTTGCTTTTCCGGATTTTACTGTTTTTGTTTTTCTTGGTATACTTCCGTTTACTACTGCAAACAGTTTTACTTCATCTGCTTTATCGCTTCTGTTTCCGTATACTTTGATGTTTATTTTATTACCGACTACATTTGCTACTACATAAACAGGATTCTGAAAATTATTCTGCATTTTCAAATCCAGATTTCCATAGTCTACCACGGCATCTCTTCCAAGTGCTACATATGAAGACGGAATTGAATGATTACTTCTTTCTACTATTTTCAATCCTGAAAGAGCTCCGGCATTGAATAATGTCGACGAAACCTGACATACTCCTCCGCCAAGACCTTGTTCTATCTCACCGTTTACTATAACAGGCGCACTTTTATATCCGTTTTTCGGATTACGCATTCCTGTACTGTCATTAAATGACAAAGTTTCCTGCGGATCAAGAAGAACATCATTTATCGATTTTACCGCGAGTCTTATATTCTCACTTCTTCCGTATACTCCTGCATTAAATGTAGTAGTATACTCACCGAGAAGAGTATTCACAGGACTCAGTTTTTCTCTGGTTACTTTCGCAACAGCTGTTTCAGCCACAAGACTAATGTCATCATGTTTAGCATATTTTATGCTTTCCTTTACAGCATTTAAAGTCTTTTCTATGTTAATTTTCTTACCGTTTACCTCGTCTACCACAGAAATCTGATCCTCATTAATCACAAGTCTCGCATCCTGCTCTTTTACATCCACTTCGGAAGCTATCTTAACAAGTTCATTTTTCAAAGCCTCCTCATCAATAGTATAATGAAGCGGTAAACTTACCTTTTTCCCTAAAGCTTTCAAAGCGAATATCTTAGCCTTGTTTTTCAGAAAATTACTCTTTCTTCCGACATTGTATGCATCATTCACCACAGTATCAGAATCAACTTTATATGATATACTGTCACCAGATATCATAAATTCCTTACCTTCATAATTTAATTTTACATTTTCTAATTTTATCTCATCTATCTTCTTCTTTGCTGTTTCTTTGGATGTATCAGATAAATCAACACCGGATACTGATATATTATTATATATCTTCTCCGTATCTCTTGTAAAATATAAAAACGCACCGCCAAAAAGTAAAAATACACCTGTTATTATCAGTGTTACCTTTTTCCACATTTTCCTTTTAAACCTCCTTCTAAAAATATTGTTAATAAAGTTAGCACTTCTATTATAATATTTTCATATACACTAAATCAAATATTTTTTATGAATTTTAATTGTATATTTTATATATCTTATAAATTTTTATAACAAATCCTTGAAAATACTGCGTCACAATAAGCTGAAACGGATTTTTAGTTATATATAATTTCATAATTAATGTTTTAAATGTTCGTATCTCTCTTTTTAGCAAGTTTATAAAATTCACTTTGTGCATTTATCTTCTTTGATGATCTTGCATTTGAATTCCTGTATGTACCATCCGGCTCCAGAATTCTTCTTTTTACATTATCAGTGAGATTCAGTTCCAGTATCTTTGTCACCTGCTTTTTCAAATCCTCATCTTCCACAGGAAACATAATTTCGATTCTTCTGTCCAGATTTCTTGACATCAGATCGGCACTTGAAAGATATATTTTATTCTCTCCGTCATTCTCAAAGTAATAAATTCTGCTGTGTTCAAGATATCTGCCTACTATACTGTATACCTCTATATTTTCCGAAATATCTTTTATTCCCACCTTCAAAGAACATGCACCCCTTATTACCAGCTTTATCTCTACACCTGCCCTTGAAGCATCATACAGCTTTTCTATCATTTCTTTATCTGTAAGGGAATTCGCCTTCATTATAATGCCGGTCTTTTTCCCTGCCTTCTGATTTTCTATCTCATTGTCTATGAGTTCATAAATCTTGGTTCTCAGATCATTTGGAGCCACTGCTATTTTATTCCAGTATCTTGACATGGAAAATCCTGTAAGTGTATTAAACAGATAAGAAATATCCGTGCATAAATCCTCATTAGTGCTGAAAAATCCAATATCGGAATATAACTTTGCAGTATTATCATTATAGTTCCCTGTACTCAAATGAACATATCTCTGTATACCTTCAGCTTCCTGTCTGACTATCAACAGAAGTTTTGCGTGTGTTTTCAGTCCTTTCAGACCATATATCACATGACATCCGGCTTTTTCCAGTTCTTTTGCCCAGGTAATATTCTGCTCCTCATCAAATCTCGCCTTTATTTCCACAAGAACTGTAACTTGTTTACCGTTGTTAGCTGCATCTTTCAGAGCTTTTACTATTGGCGAGTGTCCGCTGACCCTGTACAAAGTCTGTTTTATTGCCAGCACTTTAGGATCATTTGCTGCTTCTGTTACAAGATCAATAACAGGTTCAAAGCTTTCATAAGGAAGATGATATATTATCTCTTTCTGCTTCATTATATCAAAAACAGATTCATTTTCCTGAAATTCTTCTATTAAAACAGGCGGCTCGGAATTAAATTTCAGTTTACTCCTGTCTACTCCGGCCCATAACTTCATAAGAAATGTAAGATCTATTGGTCCGTCAATTCTGTATACATCTGATTTTTTCAGTTTCAGTATATCTTTCAAATATTCTCTTGTTTCCTTTTCTATTGATTCACAAATTTCAAGCCTTACAGGGCTTCCCCATTTTCTGTTTTTTATTGATTTTTCTATTTTACTAAGCAGATCTTCTGCATCATCCTCGTTTATTATAACATCCGAATCTCTTGTCACCCTGAATTCAGAGGCCTTCTTTATGCTGTATCCCTCAAAAAGAGTCCCTATGAATTCTTTTATTATTTCCTCGATAAGAATAAATCTGTATCCGTTTCTTCCCGGCAGCTTAAACATTCTGTTTACTATTGACGGCACCTGAACAAACGAATATCTGTCTTTCTCCTTTTTTAACTCTACTATTATATTAAGGCTTTTATTCTGTAAAAGCGGAAAAGGTCTGCTGCTGTCTATTGCTGTGGGGGTCAGAATTGGAAACAGTGTTTCTTCAAAGTATTCTTCCGCTGCTTTTTTTTCATCATCTGAAAGCTCTTCATATTTCAAAAAAACAATTTTATTTTCTTCAAGCTCTGGTATAATGCCGTTTTTATATATTGAATACTGCTTTTTAATTAAGGCTTCTATTCTGTCCTCTATTTTTTCCATTTGCTGTATCGGAGTCATACCGGCAATATCTTTTTGTGTAAATTTACTGTCTATCTGGGCTTTTAACGCTGCTATTCTAATCATAAAAAACTCGTCCAGATTAGAAGAAGTTATGGAAATAAATTTACACTTTTCCAACAAAGGATTACCCGGATATTCTGCTTCGCTCAGCACTCTGTCGTTAAATTCCAGCCAGCTTAATTCTCTATTTATAAAATATTCAGATTTATATTTCATAAGTCTCCTCACCCTAAATTATTTATTTATAATCAAATGTGTTTTCAAACCAAATACATTCTCAAAAACTTCTTTTTTCTCTTCGAATTCCAGTTTTTCCAAAAAAATCATCTCTTTTAGTTTCACATTAAAATAAATATCATTTTCATCACTTGTAATTTCCATATCATCTATTTTCTGCTCCATACTGGAATCAAGTGATTCAGCTAATTTTAGTATAGCTGCCAGTTTTGCCACAGACAGTTTTTCTTCTTTGCTTATAGATTTGCTGTTCTCCAGCTCCAGAATATCATCTTCAAAATATTTCAGTATTTTTGAGATAAAAAGATGCTCTCTTGCAGTTATCCCGAATATCCCCGCTGCTACTAAAATATCTCTGGAAAAATTGATATAGTTTTCAAGTGTAATATACTTCCCTGTTTCCCTGAAAATATTGGCAAGGGTAAGATAATACCTGTCTCTTTTGTTAAGACCGTGTGTTTTATGTACTTTATTAAAAATTTTATCTATTATCTCTTCGAGTTTATCCACATGTTCTTCCATATAATAGTATCTTTTGGCTATTTTTCTTGCACTCTCCACAGATTCTTTCTCTATTTTCCTTCTTATTTTTTCATTTTTAAAAAAGTGAAATTCAGCTATTGAATTGGATAATTTGAAATTCACAAATATAAGTTTATTGCTGTCGAATTTTTGTATTATATTTTTTATGATGTTTACTTTTTGAATAAGCATTTCTGCTTCTATCTTTTTTATATTATAAGCTTTGGCAATTTCTTCCGGCGACTTTTCATAAAGCTTTTTATTATATTCAAAAACCGCCTCTCTCGTAAATTCCTCCACAAAGTCAATTCTTTTTTTGTTCAATATTCTTTCTATATAAATATCAAAGAATTTCCCTGCAAGAATGACTCTTTCTATTTTTATATCCGAAATATTCCTGAATATACCACTCAGGTGTCTTTTTATATACTCATCAATTACTATATTTCTTTTTTTGGTTCCCAGATTCAGTTTCTCAGATACATCTGATAAAACAAGAGAACC encodes the following:
- a CDS encoding bifunctional transcriptional activator/DNA repair enzyme AdaA, which encodes MKLKFEEMYNALLNKDSSYEGSFFAGIKTTGIFCRPTCTARKPKKENVEFFSTSKEAVSHGYRPCKVCHPLEHLGSTPEFINIILEKLEKNPDEKIKDSDLFELNIEPNKVRRWFKKNLNITFHEYQRMLKINSALHQISSGEKVIDSAFDSGYSSLSGFSHAFKNATGTIPSDSAEINVINIMRFTTPLGPMTACADENGVYLLEFSDRKNLEDELEYLKKAFHAKIIFGQNKYLDMLKEQIDEYFSGKRKNFDLPLHTPGTDFQNLVWKKLLDIPYGEHRSYKDQALAINNPKAVRAVGKANGSNRIAIIIPCHRIIGGDGKLTGYAGGLWRKQWLLEFEKKNSSSQ
- a CDS encoding DMT family transporter; protein product: MKNKKWIGILMVIISSILWGVSGTVSQYLFNNASVSVSCVVSIRMFTAGIMLIIISLYKGNKDKVTGIWKDKYSRFHIIIYSVFGMLGVQFTYFTTIAKSNAAIATLLQYLAPVIIIVYYLIRLKQKISLSETAALFMALGGTFLLLTNGNTESLTISGEAFFWGLLSAFALAFYTIYVKKLLKWPSSVIIGWSMVIGGFLLGLFVPDWGAVRDFMRTDILLSMLFIVILGTLIPFYFFIESLRYINAKEASLLSCSEPLSALVTSIIWLHVSFGIYQFAGAFLIILMIVMLTLTSENKKTKNKS
- a CDS encoding VanW family protein, which gives rise to MWKKVTLIITGVFLLFGGAFLYFTRDTEKIYNNISVSGVDLSDTSKETAKKKIDEIKLENVKLNYEGKEFMISGDSISYKVDSDTVVNDAYNVGRKSNFLKNKAKIFALKALGKKVSLPLHYTIDEEALKNELVKIASEVDVKEQDARLVINEDQISVVDEVNGKKINIEKTLNAVKESIKYAKHDDISLVAETAVAKVTREKLSPVNTLLGEYTTTFNAGVYGRSENIRLAVKSINDVLLDPQETLSFNDSTGMRNPKNGYKSAPVIVNGEIEQGLGGGVCQVSSTLFNAGALSGLKIVERSNHSIPSSYVALGRDAVVDYGNLDLKMQNNFQNPVYVVANVVGNKINIKVYGNRSDKADEVKLFAVVNGSIPRKTKTVKSGKATNGRDGIKATTYRVTVKNGNETKEVLSSNYYPPKARVVVLTPAVESGDSSL
- a CDS encoding RNA degradosome polyphosphate kinase; translation: MKYKSEYFINRELSWLEFNDRVLSEAEYPGNPLLEKCKFISITSSNLDEFFMIRIAALKAQIDSKFTQKDIAGMTPIQQMEKIEDRIEALIKKQYSIYKNGIIPELEENKIVFLKYEELSDDEKKAAEEYFEETLFPILTPTAIDSSRPFPLLQNKSLNIIVELKKEKDRYSFVQVPSIVNRMFKLPGRNGYRFILIEEIIKEFIGTLFEGYSIKKASEFRVTRDSDVIINEDDAEDLLSKIEKSIKNRKWGSPVRLEICESIEKETREYLKDILKLKKSDVYRIDGPIDLTFLMKLWAGVDRSKLKFNSEPPVLIEEFQENESVFDIMKQKEIIYHLPYESFEPVIDLVTEAANDPKVLAIKQTLYRVSGHSPIVKALKDAANNGKQVTVLVEIKARFDEEQNITWAKELEKAGCHVIYGLKGLKTHAKLLLIVRQEAEGIQRYVHLSTGNYNDNTAKLYSDIGFFSTNEDLCTDISYLFNTLTGFSMSRYWNKIAVAPNDLRTKIYELIDNEIENQKAGKKTGIIMKANSLTDKEMIEKLYDASRAGVEIKLVIRGACSLKVGIKDISENIEVYSIVGRYLEHSRIYYFENDGENKIYLSSADLMSRNLDRRIEIMFPVEDEDLKKQVTKILELNLTDNVKRRILEPDGTYRNSNARSSKKINAQSEFYKLAKKRDTNI
- a CDS encoding Ppx/GppA phosphatase family protein translates to MKDMLCVISIASHGIYMKVFQKKGTAVKIIDKAVHVSQIGKEVFFEDKLTFNKIKEIIDTIKKMKIIADGYQADKIVVIGTTAIRKAKNNYYLQDQLKINTGLDLLIMDKLDENYLAYEKISVSLEKCLADYNEKNNLIVYVGSGNISFSVISNGINIYNTNIEIGSLVLSDVSEKLNLGTKKRNIVIDEYIKRHLSGIFRNISDIKIERVILAGKFFDIYIERILNKKRIDFVEEFTREAVFEYNKKLYEKSPEEIAKAYNIKKIEAEMLIQKVNIIKNIIQKFDSNKLIFVNFKLSNSIAEFHFFKNEKIRRKIEKESVESARKIAKRYYYMEEHVDKLEEIIDKIFNKVHKTHGLNKRDRYYLTLANIFRETGKYITLENYINFSRDILVAAGIFGITAREHLFISKILKYFEDDILELENSKSISKEEKLSVAKLAAILKLAESLDSSMEQKIDDMEITSDENDIYFNVKLKEMIFLEKLEFEEKKEVFENVFGLKTHLIINK